Proteins encoded by one window of Emticicia oligotrophica DSM 17448:
- a CDS encoding carboxylesterase/lipase family protein yields MKQSFLSLITLYTIFIQTSFAQLQTGENVAVTNTEAGKVRGYIHNGIYTYKGIPYAEAKRFEYPQKAKSWTNTRSSLSYGPVAPLPDPTTSVSDEPEFVFHHDWGFTNEDCLRINIWSPALNDGKKRPVMFWIHGGGFTTGSSQELPSYDGENLSKKGDVVVVSINHRLNILGFLDLSAYGEKYKNSANAGMVDIVSALEWVKNNISNFGGDPSNVTIFGQSGGGAKVQTLMCMPSAKGLFHKAINESGAARPGMLDKATTQAVAAQVLKELNISTDKVDEIQNVPFQKLSDAGKKAIQVVTDRLKAEGKPVGIPGYGIGWGPSIDGNVLPFDYYDKQSLELSKDIPLLIGTTINEFMPFRGGLNPNTTEQQAIEAVKKTYGAKTDAYLSALKKAYPSVKPSNYLSFDFTYRPGAIRFSNEKSALKAAPVYLYLFDWQSPVMDGKYKAVHCMEIPFVFNNIARCEEMTGGTKEAYILAEKMSQAWINFARSGNPNHKGLPNWPVYNASNTATMHFDNTCKVMPQHDGELLEVVLK; encoded by the coding sequence ATGAAACAATCCTTCCTTTCTCTCATTACACTTTACACCATTTTCATACAAACCAGCTTCGCACAATTGCAAACTGGTGAAAATGTAGCCGTTACCAACACCGAAGCAGGAAAAGTGCGTGGTTACATTCATAATGGTATATATACCTACAAAGGAATCCCTTATGCGGAGGCAAAGAGATTCGAATATCCACAAAAAGCTAAATCATGGACAAACACAAGAAGTTCATTGAGCTATGGTCCAGTTGCTCCTTTACCAGACCCAACTACAAGTGTTTCTGACGAACCCGAATTTGTTTTTCACCATGATTGGGGCTTTACGAATGAAGACTGCCTTCGAATCAATATTTGGTCACCTGCATTAAATGATGGTAAAAAACGTCCAGTCATGTTTTGGATTCATGGCGGTGGTTTCACCACTGGTTCATCACAAGAACTTCCTTCTTATGACGGTGAAAATTTATCAAAAAAAGGTGATGTTGTAGTCGTTTCTATCAATCACCGATTAAATATCCTTGGATTTTTAGATTTATCAGCCTACGGCGAAAAGTATAAAAATTCAGCTAATGCTGGCATGGTTGATATTGTATCGGCATTAGAATGGGTAAAAAATAATATTTCAAATTTTGGTGGAGACCCATCAAATGTGACAATTTTTGGTCAATCGGGAGGTGGAGCAAAAGTGCAAACCCTCATGTGTATGCCTTCTGCCAAAGGTTTATTTCATAAAGCAATCAACGAAAGTGGTGCCGCTCGCCCTGGAATGCTCGATAAAGCAACTACGCAGGCCGTTGCCGCCCAAGTTTTGAAAGAACTTAATATTTCAACCGATAAAGTGGATGAGATACAAAATGTACCTTTTCAAAAACTAAGTGATGCTGGAAAAAAAGCAATTCAAGTAGTAACAGACCGCTTGAAAGCGGAAGGGAAACCTGTTGGTATTCCGGGTTATGGAATTGGTTGGGGGCCGAGCATTGATGGTAACGTACTTCCTTTTGACTATTATGACAAGCAATCATTAGAATTATCAAAAGATATACCTCTTTTGATTGGAACAACCATCAATGAGTTTATGCCATTTCGCGGTGGATTAAATCCCAATACAACTGAACAACAAGCCATTGAGGCAGTAAAGAAAACTTATGGAGCAAAAACTGATGCTTATTTATCGGCACTAAAAAAGGCTTATCCAAGTGTAAAACCATCAAATTACTTGAGTTTTGACTTCACCTATCGCCCGGGTGCTATCAGGTTTTCTAATGAAAAATCGGCTTTGAAGGCAGCTCCTGTCTATTTATACCTTTTTGATTGGCAATCACCAGTGATGGATGGAAAATACAAAGCCGTTCATTGCATGGAAATTCCATTTGTATTTAATAATATTGCTCGTTGCGAAGAAATGACAGGAGGTACCAAAGAAGCATATATTCTTGCCGAAAAAATGAGTCAAGCATGGATAAACTTTGCTCGTTCGGGCAACCCTAATCACAAAGGTTTACCTAATTGGCCAGTATATAATGCCTCTAATACAGCTACTATGCATTTTGATAATACCTGTAAAGTGATGCCTCAACATGATGGTGAACTTTTAGAAGTTGTATTAAAATAA
- a CDS encoding AtuA-related protein → MKLYDIAHSRAGDKGNISTLSLIPYNENDYDMLCQKVSVEKVKQHFAGIIEGEIIRYEMPNISSLLFVCQDALAGGVTTSLRIDTHGKALSYKLLEMDI, encoded by the coding sequence ATGAAACTATACGATATAGCCCATAGCCGTGCTGGCGATAAAGGTAATATTTCAACCCTTTCGCTTATTCCTTATAATGAAAATGATTATGACATGCTTTGTCAAAAAGTAAGTGTTGAAAAAGTAAAACAACATTTTGCAGGAATTATCGAAGGAGAAATCATCCGCTATGAAATGCCTAATATCTCCTCTTTACTTTTTGTTTGCCAAGATGCCCTTGCAGGTGGAGTGACAACATCACTTCGAATAGATACACATGGAAAAGCACTGAGCTATAAATTATTAGAAATGGACATTTAA
- a CDS encoding acyclic terpene utilization AtuA family protein yields the protein MKNKIRIGCGAGFSGDRIEPAIVLAEKGELDFLVLECLAERTIALANKRKIADPTKGYDPLLERRIETLLPHLVKNNIRLITNMGAANPIEGAKKIVEIAKKQGVSIKVAAVSVDDLGNELKVMSDEFEKFGNEDFTLELIKKQSSVITHHSSLISANAYLGVEGILEALQAEAQIIITGRVADPSLFLAPMIHEFGWSTEDYDLLGKGTVIGHLMECAGHITGGYYADPIKKPVENMENLGHPFADIFTDGTAIISKVEGTGGAINLQTAKEQLLYEVINPYEYFTPDVIADFTSVKLEEIAKNQVKVSGGSGKEKPPTYKVSVGYKAFWQGEGEISYAGPSAFERAQLAGEIIEKRLKPYFEELKIDYIGINSTFGNRGFDFAQPPISEAQMSEVRLRVAAKAQTQAEASLIGEEVEALYTNGPAGGGGVRKYTNEVIGIVSVLVDRKKVLPQISIFES from the coding sequence ATGAAAAATAAAATCAGAATTGGTTGCGGGGCAGGGTTTTCGGGTGATAGAATAGAACCAGCCATTGTACTTGCCGAAAAAGGTGAATTAGATTTTTTAGTTTTAGAATGTCTGGCCGAGCGAACCATTGCCCTCGCCAATAAACGTAAAATAGCCGACCCAACCAAAGGTTACGACCCACTTTTAGAACGTAGAATCGAAACTTTATTACCTCATTTGGTTAAAAACAACATTCGATTAATCACGAATATGGGTGCTGCAAATCCGATTGAGGGAGCAAAAAAAATTGTTGAAATTGCAAAAAAACAAGGCGTTTCAATAAAAGTGGCAGCTGTCAGTGTAGATGATTTGGGTAATGAGTTGAAAGTGATGAGTGATGAGTTTGAAAAATTTGGAAATGAAGATTTTACCTTAGAATTAATCAAAAAACAATCTTCAGTTATCACTCATCACTCATCACTAATTTCTGCAAACGCATATCTCGGAGTTGAAGGAATCTTAGAAGCATTACAAGCTGAGGCTCAAATAATCATCACTGGGCGTGTAGCTGACCCATCGCTTTTTCTTGCACCAATGATTCATGAATTTGGTTGGTCAACTGAAGATTATGATTTACTGGGAAAAGGGACTGTGATTGGGCATTTAATGGAATGTGCAGGTCATATTACAGGCGGTTATTACGCAGACCCTATCAAAAAACCAGTCGAAAATATGGAAAACCTTGGGCATCCTTTTGCAGATATTTTTACTGATGGTACAGCAATTATTAGTAAGGTAGAAGGAACGGGTGGAGCTATCAATTTGCAAACAGCCAAAGAACAATTACTCTATGAAGTAATTAATCCTTATGAATATTTTACCCCTGATGTAATTGCTGATTTTACAAGTGTTAAATTAGAAGAAATAGCCAAAAATCAAGTAAAAGTTAGTGGTGGAAGTGGCAAAGAAAAACCACCAACCTACAAAGTTAGTGTTGGCTATAAAGCCTTTTGGCAGGGAGAAGGAGAAATCTCTTATGCAGGTCCATCTGCCTTTGAAAGAGCCCAATTAGCAGGTGAAATCATCGAAAAACGTTTAAAACCTTATTTTGAAGAATTAAAAATTGATTACATTGGAATAAATTCAACATTTGGAAATCGGGGCTTCGACTTCGCTCAGCCACCGATTTCCGAAGCCCAAATGTCCGAAGTTCGATTAAGAGTAGCCGCCAAAGCACAAACGCAAGCTGAAGCCTCTTTAATTGGAGAAGAAGTAGAAGCACTCTACACCAATGGGCCTGCAGGAGGTGGAGGTGTACGAAAGTATACCAACGAAGTAATTGGTATTGTATCTGTTTTAGTAGATAGAAAAAAAGTTTTACCACAAATTTCAATTTTTGAATCATGA
- a CDS encoding CitMHS family transporter, producing the protein MLSIFGFATIFIFLVLIMTKKMSVMTALVITPIIFGLIAGFSPKELGEFAITGIKQVAPTGILLMFAVLYFATMLDAGLFDPVIAAIIKSVKGDPLKVILGTAILTMIVHLDGDGTATFMIVLSAFLPIYKQLKINRLILSSIVALSVGPMHLVPWSGTSARAISVMKSDAVHIFNPNVPAIIGGILWVLFVAYIFGKKERNRLGIIDFQYNHQENLSEEQQGLRRPKLIIFNSILTISLIVALMKGWIPASVLFVVASMVALLVNYPKLADQQKVMKGHGTNIFMVSSMIFAAGIFSGILTGSKMIEEMANALVALIPQTHANWLPAITAFTSLPASILFTPDAYYFGVVPILSQTATQFGIDQLEIGRAALLGQMTVGFPISPLTASTFLLVGLSEVDLGEHQRHTFKWAWGTTIVMTVIAILTGSLHI; encoded by the coding sequence ATGTTATCAATTTTCGGTTTCGCTACAATATTCATTTTCTTGGTTTTGATAATGACCAAGAAAATGTCAGTCATGACTGCTTTGGTCATTACACCTATAATCTTTGGTTTAATCGCAGGTTTTTCGCCAAAGGAATTAGGAGAATTTGCCATTACTGGAATCAAACAAGTTGCTCCAACGGGCATTCTATTAATGTTTGCGGTGCTTTACTTTGCCACTATGCTTGATGCAGGACTTTTCGATCCTGTGATAGCAGCAATCATAAAATCTGTCAAAGGAGACCCGTTAAAGGTAATTCTTGGCACAGCTATTCTAACCATGATTGTGCATTTAGATGGCGATGGAACCGCTACTTTTATGATTGTTCTCTCTGCGTTTCTACCCATTTATAAACAACTAAAAATCAATCGTTTAATACTTTCTAGTATCGTTGCATTAAGCGTTGGTCCTATGCACCTTGTTCCTTGGTCGGGCACTTCAGCAAGAGCTATTTCGGTCATGAAATCTGATGCTGTTCATATTTTCAATCCAAATGTACCAGCTATTATTGGGGGAATTTTATGGGTATTATTTGTGGCTTATATTTTTGGTAAAAAAGAACGGAATCGCCTCGGAATCATTGATTTTCAGTATAATCATCAAGAAAATCTAAGCGAAGAACAACAAGGACTTAGAAGACCCAAACTGATTATTTTCAATTCAATTCTTACTATTTCTCTAATCGTTGCTTTGATGAAAGGTTGGATTCCTGCATCTGTTTTATTTGTAGTAGCCAGTATGGTTGCTTTATTGGTAAATTATCCAAAACTCGCCGACCAGCAAAAAGTAATGAAAGGGCACGGAACGAATATTTTCATGGTTTCGAGTATGATTTTTGCTGCGGGGATTTTTTCTGGAATACTGACTGGTTCTAAAATGATTGAAGAAATGGCTAACGCCTTGGTTGCCTTAATCCCTCAAACTCATGCCAATTGGTTGCCTGCCATTACAGCCTTTACGAGTTTACCTGCTAGTATTTTGTTCACACCTGATGCTTATTATTTTGGGGTTGTGCCAATTCTGAGTCAAACTGCCACACAATTTGGCATCGACCAACTCGAAATCGGTCGAGCTGCCTTGCTTGGACAAATGACCGTTGGTTTTCCGATTAGTCCGTTAACAGCTTCAACTTTTTTATTGGTAGGTTTATCGGAAGTTGATTTGGGAGAACATCAACGCCATACCTTCAAATGGGCTTGGGGAACAACGATTGTAATGACAGTTATTGCGATATTAACAGGGTCGTTACATATATAA
- a CDS encoding SBBP repeat-containing protein, whose protein sequence is MKKILYVLVCLTLQFGNLKAQNVTITPNGITPAQTSASYLRISYDAILALPSPVKGDMAYDITFDCLRVYNGKKWLCTYQNPKSYVPNSAAIASVSGNSYAYGNKCAVDASGNVYVTGYFSRKANFGSISKTSAGYEDMFVAKYNSEGVVQWVQTAGGNDTDFGYDIAVDASGNVYVTGLFWYTASFGGFSKISSGLGDAFVVKYNSEGVVQWVQTAGGIAGDVSNSVAVDISGNVYITGTYGGTANFNERSITPVGTNDIFVAKYNSSGVIQWVVSAGGAFDDYANAIAVDALGKVYITGGFSGTAYFGSNAETTYGNTDIFVAKFDQSSMNWEWSEKAGGTSGDYGRDIAVDISGNIYITGSIWSFSYFGSITKSIIGYDDAFVAKYDNYGSIQWVQTAGGTGIDDGLSIALDASANVYITGSFFSSATFNGVTQTSIGNFDIFVVKYSKDGAFQWVQSGGSTDVDGGLGIAIDASYNVYLTGYYRGSATFGLTTLTTTNDIPSVFLVRIEK, encoded by the coding sequence ATGAAAAAAATATTGTATGTACTTGTTTGCCTAACTTTACAGTTTGGCAATTTAAAAGCACAGAATGTTACTATTACACCCAATGGAATTACACCTGCTCAAACATCCGCTAGCTATCTACGCATTAGTTATGATGCAATATTAGCATTACCAAGTCCAGTAAAAGGTGATATGGCTTACGATATCACATTTGATTGTTTACGAGTATATAATGGCAAAAAATGGCTTTGTACCTACCAGAATCCTAAAAGCTATGTACCTAATAGTGCAGCCATCGCATCGGTCAGTGGCAATAGTTATGCCTATGGAAATAAATGTGCCGTAGATGCCTCAGGAAATGTATATGTAACTGGGTATTTTTCTAGAAAAGCTAATTTCGGATCAATATCTAAAACATCTGCCGGATATGAGGATATGTTCGTAGCAAAATATAATAGTGAGGGTGTAGTGCAGTGGGTACAAACTGCGGGGGGGAATGATACTGATTTTGGTTATGATATTGCCGTTGATGCTTCTGGCAATGTATATGTAACAGGGCTTTTTTGGTACACTGCTAGTTTTGGTGGATTTTCTAAAATTTCATCGGGTTTAGGTGATGCCTTTGTTGTGAAATACAATAGCGAAGGTGTAGTGCAATGGGTACAAACTGCAGGTGGCATAGCAGGCGACGTAAGTAACAGCGTTGCAGTTGATATTTCTGGAAATGTCTATATAACAGGAACATATGGAGGTACAGCTAACTTCAATGAGCGTTCTATCACGCCTGTTGGTACAAATGATATCTTTGTGGCAAAATACAATAGCAGTGGTGTAATACAGTGGGTAGTTTCGGCAGGCGGGGCATTTGATGATTATGCCAATGCTATTGCCGTTGATGCCTTGGGGAAAGTATATATAACTGGTGGTTTTTCAGGTACTGCTTATTTTGGTAGTAATGCTGAAACTACTTACGGTAATACTGATATATTTGTTGCAAAATTTGACCAGTCTAGTATGAATTGGGAATGGTCAGAAAAGGCAGGTGGCACATCAGGAGATTATGGCAGAGATATTGCCGTAGATATTTCGGGTAATATCTACATAACTGGTAGTATATGGAGTTTTTCATATTTTGGCTCCATTACTAAATCAATAATAGGATATGATGATGCTTTTGTTGCAAAATACGACAATTATGGTTCGATACAATGGGTACAAACTGCTGGGGGCACAGGAATAGATGATGGTCTAAGTATTGCTCTTGATGCCTCAGCCAATGTTTATATAACAGGTTCTTTTTTTTCTTCTGCTACTTTTAACGGTGTCACCCAAACCTCAATCGGTAACTTTGATATTTTCGTGGTAAAATATAGCAAGGACGGGGCTTTCCAATGGGTACAAAGTGGAGGAAGTACGGATGTTGATGGAGGATTGGGTATTGCTATTGACGCTTCATACAATGTTTACTTGACTGGGTACTATAGAGGTTCTGCCACTTTTGGCTTAACCACACTTACCACTACTAATGATATCCCCTCTGTGTTTTTGGTAAGGATAGAAAAGTAA
- a CDS encoding FAD-binding protein encodes MNKRTFLKTTSVLAAGAAFPQLISCKEKPKSDPRTNWAGNLTYSTDNLYTPKNISELQDTIKKLKKVRGLGTKHCFNKIADSTENQISSAAFNKIISLDKDKKTVTVEAGIKYGELCKYLDENGFALYNLASLPHISVAGACATATHGSGIKNGCLASSVSGIEFVNGKGEVINLNKEKDGAEFLGAVVNLGALGIVTKMTLDLQPTFKMKQIVYQNMPMLALEKNFEAIMSAGYSVSLFTDWKNKNINEVWIKSKAEDLKEIAPEFYGAKLQTKNLHPIETLDAINCTDQMGVEGPWYERMPHFKMGFTPSSGKELQSEFFIPFEHAYEGLMAIEKLNAEVSPHLFITEVRAIAADELMMSPFYKKTCVAFHFTWKQETEEVTKLLPSIEEALAPFNPRPHWGKIFTLKPAVLQGRIEKLSEFKDLMTKHDPEGKFRNEFIDKNLF; translated from the coding sequence ATGAACAAACGTACCTTTCTCAAAACCACCTCTGTTTTGGCAGCGGGAGCGGCTTTTCCTCAACTCATTTCTTGCAAAGAAAAACCAAAATCAGACCCTCGTACAAACTGGGCAGGCAATTTAACTTACAGCACTGATAATCTTTACACACCAAAAAATATCTCCGAACTACAAGATACAATCAAAAAACTTAAAAAGGTTCGTGGGCTCGGCACCAAACATTGCTTTAATAAAATCGCCGATAGCACTGAAAATCAAATTTCCTCGGCAGCATTTAACAAAATAATATCGTTAGATAAAGATAAAAAAACTGTTACTGTTGAGGCTGGAATCAAATATGGGGAACTCTGTAAATACCTCGATGAAAATGGGTTTGCACTTTATAATTTGGCGTCATTGCCTCATATTTCGGTGGCTGGTGCTTGTGCCACAGCTACGCACGGTTCGGGTATCAAAAATGGATGTTTGGCAAGTAGTGTTTCAGGAATTGAGTTTGTGAACGGAAAAGGAGAAGTTATAAACCTAAACAAAGAAAAAGATGGTGCCGAATTTTTAGGGGCGGTGGTGAATTTAGGAGCATTAGGAATTGTAACTAAAATGACCCTTGATTTACAACCTACCTTCAAAATGAAGCAAATTGTGTATCAAAATATGCCCATGCTGGCCTTAGAGAAAAATTTTGAGGCAATTATGTCGGCAGGATATAGTGTAAGTTTGTTTACTGATTGGAAAAATAAAAATATCAATGAGGTTTGGATAAAAAGCAAGGCAGAAGATTTAAAAGAAATCGCACCTGAGTTTTATGGAGCGAAACTTCAAACTAAAAATCTTCATCCAATTGAAACACTTGATGCCATCAACTGCACCGACCAAATGGGTGTAGAAGGCCCTTGGTACGAGCGAATGCCCCATTTTAAAATGGGCTTTACACCAAGTAGTGGAAAAGAATTACAATCTGAATTTTTTATTCCATTCGAACACGCCTACGAAGGTCTAATGGCCATCGAAAAATTGAATGCAGAAGTTTCGCCACATTTATTCATAACGGAGGTACGTGCCATTGCAGCTGATGAGCTTATGATGAGTCCATTTTACAAGAAGACATGCGTAGCTTTTCATTTTACATGGAAACAAGAGACCGAGGAAGTCACGAAACTTTTGCCGAGTATCGAAGAGGCCCTTGCTCCATTCAATCCTCGCCCACATTGGGGAAAAATCTTTACCTTAAAACCAGCAGTTTTACAAGGAAGAATCGAAAAACTTAGCGAATTTAAAGATTTAATGACCAAACACGACCCAGAAGGAAAATTTAGAAATGAGTTTATTGATAAGAATTTGTTTTGA
- a CDS encoding transposase: MSTDKFKNKYRIASARASWWDYGWNGAYFITICTKNMDHFFGEIENGQMRLSKIGILADVFWHEIKNHTENIELGTFVVMPNHIHGILVLDKPENKIIETVETLHATSLPATQKNQFMSAISPKSNSVSTIIRSYKSAVTKHCNRLKLTDENSLIFAWQTRFHDHIIRNDVEYQRINDYIENNPLNWEYDKFYKNE, encoded by the coding sequence ATGTCCACCGACAAATTTAAAAATAAATACCGTATTGCCTCAGCACGTGCCTCGTGGTGGGATTATGGATGGAATGGAGCATATTTTATCACCATTTGCACAAAAAATATGGATCATTTCTTCGGAGAAATAGAAAATGGTCAGATGCGATTATCAAAAATTGGCATATTGGCCGATGTATTTTGGCATGAAATAAAGAATCACACCGAAAATATTGAATTAGGTACATTTGTGGTAATGCCCAATCATATACATGGGATTTTGGTTTTAGATAAACCTGAAAATAAAATCATTGAAACCGTAGAGACGTTGCATGCAACGTCTCTACCAGCGACACAGAAAAATCAATTCATGTCTGCTATTTCGCCAAAATCAAATTCGGTTTCAACAATCATTCGCTCATACAAATCCGCAGTAACTAAACATTGTAATCGCCTAAAATTAACTGATGAAAATAGTCTTATATTCGCTTGGCAAACAAGATTTCACGACCATATTATAAGAAATGACGTAGAATATCAACGAATAAATGACTACATTGAAAATAACCCATTGAATTGGGAGTATGACAAATTTTATAAAAATGAATGA
- a CDS encoding alpha/beta hydrolase, producing MQKFLYFTLILFTFSAKASTVDTLDVPSAVMNKAYKAAVVLPASYSKNQASYPVLYLLHGGGGHFRDWLTSTPDKNLVRNLADKYNLIIVMPEGETFGWYLDSPSDPNNKFETYITKEVIQKIDATYRTVKSNKGRVITGLSMGGHGAMYLSTRHPELFGAAGTMSGAMDMNYTKFKVNADFTKSLKERFEKLLGTSDVSQEVFVKNSIVNMVDAIKKNGMPITIDCGVDDFLIDANRELHSRLLYAGVAHDYTERPGAHTWPYWENSLPYHVLFFHNVLKKNGVVVE from the coding sequence ATGCAAAAATTTCTCTATTTCACCCTAATTCTCTTTACCTTTTCAGCCAAAGCATCAACAGTTGATACCTTGGATGTGCCGAGTGCCGTGATGAACAAAGCCTACAAAGCAGCGGTTGTTTTACCTGCTTCTTATTCCAAAAACCAAGCATCTTATCCTGTTTTATATCTGCTACATGGTGGTGGTGGGCATTTTCGTGATTGGCTAACTTCGACGCCTGACAAAAACTTAGTACGAAACCTTGCTGATAAATACAATTTAATCATTGTGATGCCAGAAGGTGAAACTTTCGGTTGGTATTTGGATAGCCCATCTGACCCAAATAATAAATTCGAAACTTATATTACAAAAGAAGTTATTCAAAAAATTGATGCTACTTATCGTACTGTAAAAAGCAATAAAGGTAGAGTAATTACGGGTCTCTCGATGGGTGGACACGGAGCCATGTATCTTTCTACTCGTCACCCAGAATTGTTTGGTGCAGCAGGGACAATGAGTGGTGCAATGGATATGAACTACACGAAGTTTAAGGTAAATGCTGATTTTACAAAATCATTGAAAGAACGCTTCGAGAAATTATTGGGTACTTCGGATGTTTCTCAAGAAGTTTTTGTAAAAAACTCTATTGTAAATATGGTTGATGCTATCAAGAAAAACGGCATGCCCATCACGATTGATTGCGGCGTAGATGATTTTTTAATTGATGCTAATCGTGAACTCCATAGCCGTTTACTCTATGCAGGCGTGGCACATGATTACACAGAGCGTCCGGGTGCACACACATGGCCTTATTGGGAAAACTCATTGCCTTACCACGTTCTTTTCTTCCATAATGTTTTGAAAAAGAATGGAGTAGTTGTAGAATAA
- a CDS encoding sulfatase family protein: MKKIFYSLLAIGIVSLSFFAFKPKKTKSHAMRRPNIVFIMSDDHAYQAISAYDKRLTQTPNIDRIAKEGMLFTNACVTNSICAPSRAVILTGKHSHLNGKIDNYFPFDTTNITFPQILQKNGYQTAMFGKLHFGNNPKGFDEFQILPDQGDYYNPDFITKKEGKKKLTGYVTDLITDITLNWLKNERDEEKPFFLAYLHKAPHREWLPAERHFKEYLKKTFPEPTTLFDNYEGRGRASKEAEMNLLTHMNWAGDSKIFPENMDKLGIKESHSYDKRNYNYTVGRMNAEQRKVWDEYYGKMNEEFIKRYPSMTERDKMKWRYQRYMQDYLGSIAAVDEGVGKVLDFLKKNNLEENTIVVYTSDQGFYLGEHGWFDKRFIFDESFKTPLLVRWPNVIKAGSKNTQMVQNLDFAQTFLEAAGITPPSDMQGESLIPIFKGQGKNFRDAAYYHYYEYPSVHMVKRHYGIVTEKYKLVHFYYDVDEWELYDRVNDKNEMKNVYNDPKYAKVKEELHKKLAALRVKYKDSETLDKMYIEKYDQLVKQGKIFR; this comes from the coding sequence ATGAAAAAAATCTTCTATTCTCTCCTTGCCATTGGAATTGTCTCTTTAAGTTTTTTTGCATTCAAACCCAAGAAAACAAAAAGTCATGCGATGAGGCGTCCCAACATCGTTTTCATCATGTCCGACGACCATGCTTATCAAGCAATTTCGGCCTATGATAAACGTCTTACCCAAACGCCAAATATTGATAGAATTGCCAAAGAAGGTATGTTATTCACAAATGCTTGTGTAACAAACTCTATTTGTGCCCCATCAAGAGCGGTTATCTTAACTGGAAAACATAGCCATTTGAATGGAAAAATTGACAACTATTTCCCATTTGATACGACCAATATTACTTTCCCACAGATTCTACAAAAGAATGGTTATCAGACAGCTATGTTTGGGAAACTACATTTTGGAAATAACCCCAAAGGATTTGATGAATTTCAGATTTTACCAGACCAAGGCGATTATTACAACCCTGATTTCATTACAAAAAAAGAAGGGAAAAAGAAATTAACTGGCTATGTAACCGACCTCATTACAGATATTACATTAAACTGGTTGAAAAACGAACGTGATGAAGAAAAGCCTTTCTTTTTGGCGTATCTACATAAGGCACCTCACCGTGAATGGCTACCAGCCGAACGCCATTTTAAAGAATATTTGAAGAAAACATTCCCTGAGCCAACTACCCTTTTTGATAATTATGAAGGCCGTGGAAGAGCATCGAAAGAAGCAGAAATGAACCTACTAACGCACATGAACTGGGCGGGAGATTCAAAAATTTTCCCTGAAAACATGGATAAACTCGGTATCAAGGAATCTCACTCATATGATAAACGAAATTATAATTATACCGTGGGCAGAATGAACGCCGAGCAACGCAAAGTTTGGGATGAATACTACGGTAAAATGAACGAGGAGTTCATTAAACGTTACCCAAGCATGACTGAAAGGGATAAAATGAAATGGCGTTATCAGCGATATATGCAGGATTATCTAGGAAGCATTGCGGCAGTTGATGAAGGGGTTGGTAAAGTTCTAGATTTCTTAAAAAAGAACAATTTAGAAGAAAACACTATTGTGGTTTATACTTCTGACCAAGGCTTTTATTTGGGCGAACACGGTTGGTTTGATAAGCGATTTATCTTTGATGAATCCTTCAAAACTCCGCTTTTGGTACGTTGGCCAAATGTGATAAAAGCAGGTTCTAAAAATACGCAAATGGTTCAAAACCTAGATTTTGCACAAACTTTCCTTGAAGCTGCGGGCATTACGCCTCCATCAGATATGCAAGGAGAAAGTTTGATTCCGATTTTCAAAGGTCAAGGCAAAAATTTCCGTGATGCTGCCTATTACCATTATTACGAATACCCGAGCGTTCACATGGTGAAACGTCATTATGGGATTGTCACGGAAAAATACAAATTAGTGCATTTCTATTACGATGTCGATGAATGGGAATTATATGACCGTGTAAACGATAAAAATGAAATGAAAAATGTTTATAATGACCCTAAATATGCCAAAGTAAAAGAAGAATTGCATAAAAAATTAGCCGCTCTCCGTGTAAAATACAAAGACTCCGAAACTTTGGATAAAATGTATATTGAGAAGTATGACCAACTGGTGAAACAGGGGAAGATTTTTAGATGA